In a genomic window of Mercenaria mercenaria strain notata chromosome 19, MADL_Memer_1, whole genome shotgun sequence:
- the LOC128551155 gene encoding ficolin-1-like: MTTDGGGWTVFQYRFNGSVDFYRNFSEYEEGFGNLKTEFWLGLRYIEELASKGRTDLRIDLEAPNGTTGFETFENFSLSAGPAYTLHIGSTIASSGS, translated from the exons ATGACAACAGACGGAGGAGGTTGGACG GTGTTTCAGTACCGTTTTAATGGATCAGTGgatttttacagaaatttttcTGAGTATGAGGAAGGATTTGGAAATTTGAAAACTGAATTTTGGCTGG GTTTGAGGTACATTGAAGAGTTGGCTAGTAAAGGACGTACTGATCTACGGATCGATTTAGAAGCACCAAATGGAACAACAGGATTTGAAACATTCGAAAATTTCTCCCTTTCCGCTGGACCGGCGTATACCCTGCATATTGGATCAACTATAGCTTCTTCCGGAAgttag
- the LOC123542496 gene encoding A disintegrin and metalloproteinase with thrombospondin motifs adt-1-like yields the protein MASEYINESFTGNDSIIEEGIVKETDIKTNVYESLQKTKDCEVYQTLEKSKTNQEVGAKRCKVISWKKIIYMFLIFLSATVIGTLIGVIILFASTTKTDGSWESWQMWSNCSADCGGGFRTRSRTCSNPSPSPFGRYCQGNSIDIDSCENKTCDVCQSRPCHAGICISKGDTFDCVCLSGYRGRFCENSKYY from the exons ATGGCTTctgaatatataaatgaaagttttACAGGAAATGACAGTATTATAGAAGAAGGTATTGTCAAAGAAACGGATATAAAAACTAATGTGTATGAATCGCTACAGAAAACTAAGGATTGCGAGGTATATCAGACTTTAGAAAAGAgtaaaacaaatcaggaagtTGGCGCCAAACGATGTAAAGTTATTTCATggaagaaaataatatatatgtttctCATTTTCCTGTCGGCAACAGTCATTGGGACACTTATTGGGGTCATCATTCTTTTCGCTTCTACTACTAAAACAG ATGGGAGCTGGGAAAGCTGGCAGATGTGGAGTAACTGCAGTGCTGACTGCGGTGGTGGTTTCAGAACAAGGTCAAGGACTTGCTCAAATCCATCACCGTCTCCTTTTGGAAGATATTGCCAGGGGAACTCCATTGATATCGATTCGTGTGAAAACAAAACTTGTG ATGTGTGTCAGTCTCGACCATGTCATGCCGGTATCTGCATATCAAAAGGGGACACTTTTGATTGCGTATGTCTGTCTGGATATAGAGGACGATTCTGCGAAAATAGTAAGTATTactaa